GAAGAAGTGCAAATAACCCACTACCAATTGCTGCAAATAATAGTGCAATCCAAGGAGTCATCGCTCCCCACGTATCACCCATTAATAACGTTGTAACGATACCAGTAAATGCACCAAATAACATTAAACCTTCTAACGCTATATTTACAACTCCAGAACGTTCACTGAACACCCCACCTAACGCCGTAAAAATAAGTGGCGCTGCCGTATATAACGTACCAGTCACAAGAATGGCTAAAATATCAATAAAGCTCATTTATTTCCCCTCCTTGCTCATGCGTGTAAGTGCCCAGCGTAAAACATAACTGCAAGCAACAAAGAAAATAATGCATGCGATAATAACATTAATTAACTCAGAAGGTACATCTGCTTCAAAATTCATTTGCGGGGCTGCACTTTTCAAACCACCGAACAGTAAAGCCGATAATAATATACCAAACGGATTATTTCCTCCAAGAAGAGCTACCGCAATCCCATCGAATCCAATACCAGTAAACGACGTCATTGCTGTCATACTTTGGAATGTTCCTAGACCTTCCATTGCCCCACCAATTCCAGCAAAAGCACCAGCAATTGTCATTGATAATACAACATTACGAGAGACTTTCATCCCTGCATATTGCGATGCATTTTGGTTAAAACCAACCGATTTCAACTCATATCCTAACGTAGTTCTATCTAACAAGAACCACATTACAATAGCAATTATAATAGCTACAACAATTCCCCAGTGCAAACGAGATCCATCTGTCAATGAAGATAGCCAATCAGAAGCTAATGAAGCACTCGCCTGTACATCATAAGATTTCTCGTTACCTTCATGTATAAAACGTTTAATAAGGTCATACGTAACATAAAGCGCAATGTAGTTCATCATAATTGTTACAATTACTTCATTTACTTTAAGCTTTCCTTTTAAATATCCAGGTATAAAACCCCATAAACCACCAGCAATCGCGGCTACTAAAATAGATAATGGAATATGCAAAAATGCCGGTAGCGATACTGCGTAACCAAACCAAACAGCGGCAAGCCACCCAACTAATAATTGTCCTTCTACCCCAATGTTAAAAAGACCGGTACGAAATGCAAATGCCACGGAAAGTCCTGCTAACACAAGCGGAATCATCGTACGTAACGTTTCACCAATCGCTTGCGGATTCCCAACCATTCCTTCCCAAAGCGCTGCATACCCAACAATTGGATCATATCCACTAACTAACATTACAATGGCACCAACAATTAAACCAAAAATAACGGATAATACGGGAACTAAAATATTAATTGTTCGCTCCGTTAAAAATTTTTTAGCCATTTGTATTCACCTTCTCTTTCTCCGTTCCGCCAGCCATCAACAAACCAAGCTGTTGTTCATTTGTTTCTTTTGCATCGACAATCGCTACAATTTTCCCTTCATATATAACAGCAACTCGATCGCTAACATTTAAAATTTCATCCAGTTCTAACGATAGAAGTAATACCGCTTTCCCATTATCTCTCTGCTCGATTAACTTCTTATGAATAAATTCAATCGCACCTACATCTAAACCACGTGTTGGTTGCGCTGCAATTAATAAATCTGGATTACGATCTACTTCACGTGCAATGATAGCCTTCTGCTGATTTCCACCTGATAGAGCACGCGCTAATGTTTGTTCGCTAGGCGTACGTACATCAAACTGTTCAATAAGCGCCTTTGCTTTCTCTGTGATTTTACTAAAGTTTAAAATCCCCTTCTTTGAAAATGGATTTTTATAGTACGTTTGCAAAACTATATTGTCTTTAACAGAAAAATCAAGCACTAGCCCGTGTTTATGACGGTCTTCTGGAATATGACCAATTCCTTCCTCTGTAATTCTTCGAACAGGCCAATTCGTTATTTCTTTTCCTTTAATTGCAATAGAACCTGACTCAACTTTTCGTAAACCAGTAATCGCCTCTATTAATTCACTTTGTCCATTTCCATCAATCCCTGCAATCCCAACAATTTCTCCTGCACGAACAGTTAAGTCAAGGCCTTTTACAGCAGGTAATTGGCGTGCATCATGAACGACAAGATTCGCAACAGACAGAACCTCTTCTTTCGGTTTGGCCACTATTTTTTCTGTTTTAAAATTCACTTGACGTCCGACCATTAATTCTGCAAGTTTATGTTCATCCATTTTCGCAACGTCAACTGTACCAATCCCTTTACCTTTACGAATAATTGTACAACGATCGCAAACTTCCATAATTTCTTTCAACTTATGTGTAATAAGAACGATAGATTTCCCTTCTTGTACAAGTTTTTTCATAATTTGAATCAATTCATTAATTTCTTGAGGGGTTAACACCGCAGTAGGTTCATCAAATATTAAAATCTCCGCACCACGATAAAGTGTCTTTAATATTTCAACCCTTTGCTGCATCCCAACCGAAATATCTTCAATCTTTGCATATGGATCAACAGCTAAACCGTACTGTTCAGATAATTGTTTAATTTCTTTTGCAGCCTCTTCAACAGCGATTTTCCCTTTTCTCTTCGGCTCATTTCCTAGAATAATATTCTCTGTAACTGTAAAATTATGAACAAGCATAAAATGCTGATGGACCATCCCAATTCCAAGGTCATTTGCTATGTTCGGATTTGTAATTTTTACAGGTTTCCCTTTAATTTTAATCTCTCCCTGTTCTGGTTGATACAAACCGAACAGTACATTCATTAGCGTTGATTTCCCTGCACCATTTTCTCCAAGTAAAGCATGTATTTCTCCCTGTTTTACTTGCAGCGTAATATCATCATTCGCCACAATGCCTGGGAATACTTTTGTAATATTGTTCATCTCAATTACGTATTCCATTTTGTTCCTCCTTCTAGCAGGGAACACTCCCCAATTACACTCTATTAAAAGTAATTTTATATATACAAAGGTTAGTTCTAAGAACTAACCTTTGCTATTTCTCTATCATTATTTCTTTAGAGAAGCTTCGTATGCTTTATATTCCTCATCTGTCGCAGGTACTTTAATTTCACCAGCAGTAATTTTCTTCTCAAATTCTTCTACTTTTGTTAAAATTTCTGGGTTTACTTTTTTCACATTGTCAGTTGTTTTCGCAATACCGACACCTTCATCTTTTAAGCCAAACTCTTCTACTTTACCGCCTTTTAACTTACCATCTTTCGCTTCTTGTGCCACTTTTGCAACTGCAATATCAACACGTTTTACCATCGAAGTTAAAGTTACATTTTCAGGCATACCTTCTTGGTTTTGGTCACGGTCAACACCGATTACCCAAACGTCTTCACCTTTTTTCTTGCGGTTTTTCGCTTCTGTGAATACACCGTTACCAGTTGCACCTGAAGCGTGATAAATTACGTCAACACCTTGACCGTACATTGCTGAAGCTAATACAGATCCTTTTTCTGGCTTATCAAACGCATCAGCATATTGCGATACAATTTCGATATTTGGATTTACTGCTTTTGCACCAGCTTTAAAACCTGATTCGAATTTTGTAATTAATGGACTCTTCACACCACCAACAAAACCTACTTTATTTGATTTTGTTGTCATTGCTGCTACAGCCCCAACTAAGAATGAACCTTCATGGTCTTTAAATGTAATACTTGTTACGTTTGGCTTATCCACAACTGTATCTACAATCGCAAACTGTTCTTTCGGATACTGTTCAGCTACTTTTGTAATTGATTTTTCCATTAAGTAACCAATACCAAATGTTGTGTTATAATTATCTTTCGCAAATTTCGTTAAATTCGGGATATAGTCTGCATCTTTACTTGATTGAAGATAACGGTATCCTTCATTTTTCTTTAAATTGTTGTCTTTACCAAATTTCGTTAAACCTTCCCAAGCTGATTGGTTGAATGATTTGTCATCAACGCCCCCAACATCTGTAACCATACCAACCTTAAACTCTTTATCCCCTTTTTTGTCACTATCCGCTTTATCCGAGTTACCACATGCACCTAACACTGTACTTGCTGCTAATGTTAACGATAATAAAAGACCTGTTTTTTTCTTCATACTAGAAACCCCTCCTGAAATGTTTTGTCTAATGATTCATACGCTGCTGTCCCTTACTTCTTGCTGTCACCTCCCTAAAAAGGAACTTCCCTACATACGTTTTCTTAATACGTGGAAGCTAAATTTATCAGCTCTAAAGTAATTAATAGAATATAAGATTGGCTCATCATTTTGATCATAGTGCATTTGTTTTAAAACTAGCAGTGCCGTTTCAGGTTCACATTCTAAAATCGGTGAAATTTTCGGATGATAACCTATCGGCTCAATGTGAGCAACTGCGTATGTGATTCGCTTGTGCGTATTATTATGTATTACTGTAAGCAGCGATTCCTCATTGTATCCCGATAAATCTGGTAATATCTCTTTTGCCAGTTTATCAATGCAATATACAACTGGTTCCCCATCCGCTGTACGAACACGCTCGATCATTACTGCACTAAAGCCATCTTCACAATTAAACTTCTCTTTTTCTTCTTCTGTTAAAGTTGTTGTAGATGATGATAAAAAGATTGTTCCTGGTGTTTTCCCCACACTAGAAATCATATCTGTAATACTAGAAAGTTGCTCTATTCCAGAAGAAAATAACGGCTTCGCATTTACAAACGTCCCTACACCATGTCTACGAATGACAACATTTTCTTCTTCTAAAATACGCAGTGCTTCCCTTAAAGTTGCCCTACTTACACCAAGCTCTTTCGCTAGATCAAACTCTGAAGGTAACTTTTGCTTTTCTTTATAAGCCCCATCTTTAATTTTTCCTTTGATGTGATCAATCACCCGTAAATATAGGTGACGACTATCGGATTTTACTGACATAAGACTCCCCCGCATTTCAATTATTCGACCTCTGATGTAAGACTTCTTTTCTCTTTTTTCAACTTACAACACAGCATAATTACTAAATACTAAAAATAAGTGTAATTATCGAACAAATATTAATAATTTTTCAAGATGAAATTTTCACTCTTTATTCCATAAAAAAAACTTTGCACCATAAACATTCCTCATATCGAGAAAAAGTTCGGCACAAAGATACTTTACATCCTTTGTTACACACTTTTCCCCCATAGTCTAGCAATTCATGGTTGCCAGGTAGAAACTTATGGACCTTATCTCCAAGATTATATGAGGCAGTGATTCTTTTCGAAGTAATCTTACCACTTGCTCCCATATGTGTCAACAGAATTCAACATTTTTCTACATTAAATATCGAACGTTTCGAAAACCAAAACAATAAGCATTCGTATTCTAAAGAGCACCCGGTTATGTAAGCCCTTTCTTTTATATTGACTATAGTATATAACAAAAATAGCATATAAAAAAGCCTAATCGTAAAAACAATTAGGCTTTTTTTCAAGAACTTTTTTCTTGCACATCTTTAATGAGTACTTCCCTCGGTTTACTACCTTCATAAGGACCTACTACACCATTCATTTCCATAGCATCGATTAAACGAGCCGCTCGCGTATATCCTACTCTAAATCTACGTTGTAACATAGACACAGATGCTGTTTGCATTTCTACTACAAGTTGAATCGCTTCATCGTATAATTCATCTTCTACTTCCTGCTTTGTTTCAGGAACATCTTGCGGAATCATATCCTCTTGATATTGCGCTTTTTGTTGCGCAACAACATATTCTACGACTCTCTCAACTTCATCATCTGATAAAAATGCTCCTTGTACACGAACAGGTTTCGATGCACCAATTGGTATGAACAACATATCTCCACGCCCCAGCAGCTTCTCTGCACCACCACCGTCAAGAATCGTTCGAGAGTCTGTTTGGGAAGATACAGCAAATGCAATACGCGATGGAATATTCGCTTTAATAACACCTGTAATTACATCAACTGACGGACGCTGAGTCGCAATAATTAAATGAATACCAGCAGCACGTGCCATTTGAGCTAAACGCATAATCGCATCTTCTACATCAGAAGAAGCAACCATCATTAAATCAGCTAACTCGTCCACAATTACTACAATATATGGTAATTCAGGTTGTTTCGCTTCCGATTGGCTATTATGCTCTTTAATATGATCGTTATACCCTTCAATGTTACGCGTACCGCTATGCGCGAATAATTCATAACGACGCTCCATTTCACTCACAACTTTCTTCAAAGCCTGTGACGCTTTTTTCGGATCAGTTACAACTGGCGTTAATAAATGCGGAACACCGTTATATACATTTAACTCTACCATTTTCGGATCAATCATCATTAATTTTACTTCATGCGGTTTCGCACGCATTAAAATACTTACAATAATTCCATTAATACATACACTCTTTCCGCTACCAGTCGCACCAGCTACTAATAAATGGGGCATTTTATTTAAACGTGCCAATACAGCCTCTCCTGTAATATCACGTCCAAGACCGATTAATAACTTCTCTTCTGGATGGTTATTCGCCTTTGAATCAAGAACTTCTCTAAGCGTTACCATAGAAACTTCTGAATTCGGAACCTCAATCCCAACAGCTGATTTCCCGGGAATAGGTGCTTCAATACGAATGTCTTTCGCTGCTAAAGCAAGCGCTAAATCATCACTTAAACTAACAATTTTGCTTACTTTTACTCCCATATCAGGATACACTTCATACTTCGTAACTGCGGGACCTCTATGTACTTTTGTTACTTTCGCTTTCACACCAAAACTTTGGAATGTACGTTCCAATTTACGAGCATTTTCATAAATTTCCGCATTTTCATTTGTAACTTGCTTATTTTTTGGAAACTTTAATATATCAAGCGAAGGAAGCTTATAATCTTTATTTTCCACATTAGAAAATTGCATAGGAGGCGCTTTCGTTTCACCTTCTAGAGATTCAACGATTTTTTCTCCTCGTTTCTTTTGAGGGTGCTCTTCTGGTGTAGCCGGAACTGTCTCTTCAATAAACGGAGGAGTGATTAAATCATTTTCATTTTCTTCTATCCGCTTTTCCGTCTCTTCACTTACTGGATAATTCTCAGTAAAATTTGAAATAATTGGCGGTCCGATTTCTATCTCTTCTACTGGCTCAATAGCCTCTTCTTGTTCGGCAACTCGTTCACGCCTCTTACTTCTTGTTGTTTTTGTCTTTTCAGTTTGCTCAGCGACCCTTTTAGATCTCCAATCTTTATAATCCCCTTGCATTACTTCGAATTGACTTCTAAGAATTCGCCCTACAGGAGCAAGTACTTCTCCAATATGCTTATTTGTTATACACAGTATTCCGAGTATAACTAAAATAATTCCAATGATATATGCTCCTACTTCGTCAAATAAGAAATAACACGTTGCGAACATAAGCGCACCGAACATACCACCACCTAAATGAACACTATCTGGGCCCTTTTTCATTTCAAGGAAGAAGTAATCTTTTGTACTAACAATTACAGAAGTATTTTGCACAGCTCCATCTTTCGTAAGAAGATTAAATAATGTAATATGACTAAACATTAATATTGCTAATACAATTAAATAAACACCTATTAGCCGTTTATTTAAAAGGTTTGGCCATCCACGCTTTATAACAAACGCAACAGATAAAGCTATTACACCTAACACACCAATTATGTACCACTCACCAAAGAAGAAGCGAAAAAATAACACAAACGATTTCCCTACTACACCTAGCTGTAAAATCGTAATAATTGAAAGTGCAAAAAGAGTCAACCCGACGATTTCATAATACAAAGTTGGCTTTATCGTACGCCTTGCTTTTGCCTTCGTCCCTCTTTGCTTTTGTTTTGCCATTTCTTCACCTCGTGTTCTAAAAATTAAGTACAACTTCCTAAAAAAGCTCTACTTATATGTCTTTCTCTCTATTTTTCTGGTCTTTATATCTTCTATTTTTACACTTCTTGTAAAATGTTAAATAAACAGAAGAAAGCAGCCTACTCATGGCTGCTCAACCGTCTTGTTTTTTATATTATACCATAGCTTCTAAACAAAATCCTTCTTTTTGCTAAAAGGTAATTTTCTGTCCAGGCTCAAACTCTAGGTAGTGAGACGGATTCGTACTTAACACACGTACAATCGAGTAACATTGATTATCCTCCTCAGAAACCATTAATTCCACGCCATTTACATTCACAACTTTTTGACTTTCGCATTGTGAATAATCGGCCGGATATACAAGTTGCTCTGGCATAATTGTATATAAAATCATTGTAGCATTGTCCCTTCTGTCTGATTGTCCCCACGCGTATCAATTAATTCGTTTAACTTCCGCAGCGCGCTACCAATACCACCGACATCATCTATAAGACCATACTTCACTGCATCTCCACCTATTACATTCGTCCCAATATCTCGCGTCAAATTCCCTTTTGCAAACATAAGCTCTTTAAAACGATCTTCCGTTACTTTCGAATGCTTTGTCACAAATCGAATGACTCTTTCTTGCATTTTATCCAAATACTCAAATGTTTGCGGCACACCTATAACAAGACCTGTTAAACGAATCGGATGAATTGTCATCGTCGCTGTTTCGGCAATAAATGAATAATCAGTTGAGACCGCAATCGGTACACCAATTGAATGCCCTCCTCCTAAAACAAGAGAGACAGTTGGTTTTGAAATCGAAGCCACCATTTCAGAAATTGCTAACCCAGCTTCAACGTCACCTCCAACTGTATTTAATATTAAAAGTAAGCCTTCAATTTTCGGATTTTGTTCGATCGCGACAATTTGCGGAATGATGTGCTCATATTTTGTTGTTTTATTTTGTGGCGGCAACTGAATATGACCTTCCACCTGCCCAACAATTGTTAAACAATGAATACGCGATTCATTCATTTGCGGTACATTCGTCTGTCCAAGTTGTTGAATTTTCTCCACTATAGAAGCTTCTTTCGGAATTTCTTTCGGCTCAGCTTCTTTTTCTTCATTTGTATAACGATCACGTTCTGTCATATCGTATCCCCTTTCACTCGTATATAACTATTATTTCTTAAGTTATAAATTTCATTCGATAGGGTTAAAAAAGAAAAAGATCACCTGTAAAGGTGATCTTTTTTATACTTCCATAATAATCGGTAAAATCATTGGCTTTCTCTTCGTTTCTTCGTACAAGAACTGCCCTAATAATTCACGAATATTTTGTTTTAACATAGACCATTCAATTGAATATTCTTTAATAGATTGTTCAACAATCATACGTACAATATCTGTAGAACGTTCGATCAATGCTTCTGATTCACGTACATATACGAAACCGCGTGAAATAATTTCTGGACCAGAGATGATTTTCTTTTCATCTTTACCAAGTGTCACAACAACAACTAAAATTCCATCTTGAGATAACATCTTTCTATCTCGAAGAACAATATTACCAACGTCGCCAACACCTAATCCATCAATTAAAACATTGCCAGCTTGCACTTTACCAACTAAGTTTGCTTCTTCATCGCCAAAAGCAATTACATCGCCTTTTTCTACAATAAAGATATTTTCTCTCGCAATACCTACATCTTCCGCTAAATATGCATGTGCTTTTTGCATACGGAACTCACCATGTACGGGTACAAAATATTTCGGCTTCATTAAATTCAACATCAGTTTTAATTCTTCTTGGCTACCATGACCTGAAACGTGAACTTTTCTTTCACCGTAATAAATAACTTCAGCTCCAGCTCTAAATAACAAATCAATAATTTTCGATACAGATATTTCATTCCCTGGAATAGGAGAAGCTGCAATAATAACCGTATCACCTTTACGAATTGAAATTTGTTTATGAGCTTGCTTCGCCATTCTAGAAAGGGCTGCCATTGGCTCACCTTGACTACCTGTTGTTAAAATAGCTACCTTTTTCTCTGGGAAATTGTCCACTTCTTGTAATGAAATAATCATACCTTCTGGAACCTCTAAATAACCAAGACGTCTTGCAATGTCTACCACTTTTACCATACTGCGTCCTACTACCGCTACTTTTCGTCCTGTTTCACCAGCTGCATCAAATACTTGTTGGATACGATGTACATTCGATGCAAATGAAGCAACAATAATACGACCTTCTGCACTATAGAACACTTTTGAAATCTCTATACCAACTTCTTTTTCTGAACCTGTATAACCAGGACGTTCAGCGTTTGTACTATCAGATAGTAAGCAAAGCACGCCTTCGTTTCCGATTTGCGCCATTTTCCCAAGATCTGCTCCATTATTTCCAATTGGAGTTTGATCAAATTTAAAGTCTCCTGTATACACTACAGCACCTTTTGATGTATGGAAACAAACACCAACAGAATCCGGAATACTATGTGTCGTTCCAAAGAATGACACAGTTGTTGAATTAAACTCTATAGTTGAATTCGAGTCAATTGTTTTTAAGTCTACACGGCCTAACATCCCCGCTTCGCCAAGCTTTTCTTGTATAAGCCCTACCGTTAATTTCGTCGCGTATACTGGAATAGATAATTTGCGAAGTACATAAACAATTCCACCAATATGATCCTCATGACCGTGAGTAATGAATAATCCTTTTACTCGCTCTTGATTTTCTACTAAATATGTAATGTCAGGAATAACAATATCAATTCCAAACATTTCATCTCCCGGGAACATCAATCCTGCATCTACAATAAAGATTTCAGAATCAATTTCAACACAGTACATGTTTTTTCCGATTTCACCTACTCCACCAAGAGCAAATACTTTAACAGACTCATTCTCTTTTCTCTTCATGTTGTTGCCTGGTTTAAAAATCTTGCAAACACTGATTTCACCAAAATTGCAGAGACACCAGGGGAAACTCTGCAACCACCATATATTCACCGTCCAAGACGAATGTCCTTACCGTTATGCGATATCATGTTCTTGTTTATTTTTTAAACCAGGTTTCACCTCTCTTTCATTATATAAATCAAATATCTTATTCGATATGATATGAAAATTTCATTAAATCATAATTTTTTCCAATTTTGCTAAGCATACCCGTACTAAGCTACTTAGCCATATTATACCTGATACAAGAAATAGAACACAAGTTAAATTATGCGAAAGACAAGAGAAGACACTAAAATGAGGTTATAAATTACGAGGGCGAAATTCATATCATCTTTATTATTTTTCCTACTCCATAAGAGTCTAATGGAAAAATATTCATGCGATTTCTTTGCATGAATATTAAACTCTATGCACTAAAATGTTTCATAATATATTAACTCTGCAATCAGTTTATAACAAATTAAATGTTATTTCTGCTTCCCCTACAACCTATTAACTCTAGGTGAATTTACTTCACATAATTTAAAAAATAAAAATGACCTAGTTTCACACTAGGTCATTTTTATTAACGAGGAATAGATTGCATTACAGATTGTAACGTTACTCTTTCTTCTTCTGTTAATGGAAGAAGTGGTAAACGTACCGAACCTACATCTAATCCAACCATTTGCATTGCTGTTTTTACTGGTGTTGGGCTTGGCGCCATAAATAGTGCATCTGTTACTCTTACTAGTAATTGATGTAATTTCTGCGCTTTTTTGAACTCTCCAGCTTGGAATGCAGCAATCATTTCTTGCATTTCATTGCCGATAACATGAGATGCTACAGAAACAATACCTTTTGCTCCAATTGCCATAGCTGGTAACGTTAAACCATCATCACCGCTGTATACTGCAAAGTCGTCCGCTGTTTTTTCAATGATTTCTGTCATTGTTAGCACATCGCCGCCTGCATCTTTAATCGCAACAATGTTTTCTATTTCTGATAAACGAACAACTGTATCAACGGAGATTTGTACAATAGATCGTCCTGGAACGTTATATAGCATAACCGGAAGCGGAGTGCTTTCAGCAATTGTTTTAAAGTGCTGATACATCCCTTCTTGGCTCGGTTTGTTATAATACGGTGCCACTAGCATTACTGCATCAACACCAACTTCAGTCGCCTTTTTTGTTAGCTCAACAGAAGCATGCGTATTATTGCTACCTGTTCCAGCGATTACGGGCACCCTTTTATCGACAACAGATACGACATGGCGATATAACGCTACTTTTTCTTCTGAAGTTAATGTAGGAGATTCACCTGTCGTTCCTCCTACCACGATTGCTGTTGTACCGTTATCAATTAAATAATTTACCAATTTCGTTGTCTTTGCAAAATCGATATTCCCGTTTATATCAAACGGTGTTACCATCGCGGTTGCAATTGTCCCAAAATCTATCATGGTCTCACTCCTTATTGTTCCAGTTGCTTTTCTTTTGAAAGCTCAAACGCACTATGTAATGCATTTACAGCCTCCACTAAATCGGTTTCTTTTACAAGAACCCAAATTGTCGTATGACTATCTGCTGATTGCAGAATTTGAATACCTTTTTCCGCTAAAGCTGTAACGATTTTCGCAGTAACCCCTGGGTATCCTGCCATTCCAGCTCCTACAATAGATACTTTTGCACAATGCTCTGTCACAATTGGCTCATATCCAAGATTATTTAATAATTCAACTGCACGACTTGATACATTATCACTCACCGTATAAGCTACTCCAGTAGGTGAAATGTTAATTAAATCGACACTTATTCCTTCATTCGCCATTTCTTTAAACACATGCTGTTGCAAATCATATGCCGTTTCTTTTGCAAGCACTTTGATTTGCGTCACATTTGATACGTGAGCGATACCTGTAACAGGCCGTTCTTCTACATCACGGCCTTTTGTAGCACCGTCAGATGCTGAAATAAGCGTACCTTCACTATCAGAATACGTAGAACGTACACGAAGCGGCACTTTTGCATGCATCGCAATTTCAACTGCACGTGGATGAACGACTTTTGCACCTTGATATGCCATGTTACAAATTTCATTGTACGTTACAGTTTGAAGATGGCGTGCATCTTTCACAATACGAGGATCCGCAGTCATAACACCTTCTACATCTGTGAAGATATCGATATATTCAGCATGAAGCGCAACACCTAACGCTGAAGCTGAAGTATCGCTACCTCCGCGTCCAAGTGTTGTCGTATCACCTTTTTTCGTTTGTCCTTGGAATCCTGTAACGACGATTACATCTACATTTTTTAACTCTTCATGTACGCGATCACAATTCATTTCAATAATCTTAGCATTCGTAAAATCATCATTTGTTACAAAACCAGCTTGTGCACCATTTAACGCTGCTGCTTTTATACCGTTCTCATTTAACATATTAGAGAAGACGATTGCTGAGATTAATTCTCCGCATGATAATAATAAATCTTGCTCACGATTAGAAATGTTAGATTCCTCTTTATTTACAAGACTTAACAAAGTATCAGTTGCATATGGTTCACCTTTACGGCCCATAGCAGATACGACAGTAACTACTTTATAACCCGCATCTAACGATTTTTTTATATGATGAAGCGCATGCTTACGTCCATTTTCATCACGTACTGATGTGCCACCAAATTTTTGAACAATTATTTTCATATTTTGCACCTTCTCTTAGCCGTTTACACTAATTGTAATTTTACTAAGCGCTCTGCAATTTGAACCGAATTCCATGCAGCGCCTTTTAATAAGTTATCAGATACGACCCAAAGGTGGAATCCTTTATCGTTATTTAAATCTTTACGGATTCTTCCAACGAATACTTCGTTTTTACCTACTGCAGTAGCTGGCATTGGGTATAATTGTTCTGCTGGATTATCTTGCAGTACAATCCCTTCTGCATTTGCAAGTAAGTTCTTTAATTCTTCTACTGTAACGCCTTCTTTTTCCACTTCAATGTACACAGATTCCGAATGACCTGATACAACTGGTAAACGTACACATGTCGCAGCTACTTCTAGTTCTGGCATATGCATAATTTTTTTCGTTTCATTAATCATTTTCATTTCTTCAAATGTAAATCCATTATCTTGGAATTTATCAATCTGTGGAATAGCATTAAAAGCGATTTGGAAATGCTTCTCATCACCTGATACAGGTAAAACATTCGCTTTAACTTCTTCTCCATTTA
This genomic interval from Bacillus cereus contains the following:
- the dapG gene encoding aspartate kinase; translated protein: MKIIVQKFGGTSVRDENGRKHALHHIKKSLDAGYKVVTVVSAMGRKGEPYATDTLLSLVNKEESNISNREQDLLLSCGELISAIVFSNMLNENGIKAAALNGAQAGFVTNDDFTNAKIIEMNCDRVHEELKNVDVIVVTGFQGQTKKGDTTTLGRGGSDTSASALGVALHAEYIDIFTDVEGVMTADPRIVKDARHLQTVTYNEICNMAYQGAKVVHPRAVEIAMHAKVPLRVRSTYSDSEGTLISASDGATKGRDVEERPVTGIAHVSNVTQIKVLAKETAYDLQQHVFKEMANEGISVDLINISPTGVAYTVSDNVSSRAVELLNNLGYEPIVTEHCAKVSIVGAGMAGYPGVTAKIVTALAEKGIQILQSADSHTTIWVLVKETDLVEAVNALHSAFELSKEKQLEQ